The following proteins are encoded in a genomic region of Hydra vulgaris chromosome 05, alternate assembly HydraT2T_AEP:
- the LOC136080487 gene encoding uncharacterized protein LOC136080487 has translation MFGDMSPSARTRIQSSTDRGIGLTSTPMRKRSSPSKKASSSSRSPVFGDRSPVMCRELSPNAKGIGLTLLPKETRSSPCVRVETDAEFNAWCNGTLGSSNRHRKKASDMSQTEINQHMLNFTYVVMDALDIKSVLQNKKRSLKTNMDNDKVEDDPILGCLPLTTKEQYFDLEEKLKNDSFVKTWKMSLLEHTRHSR, from the exons ATGTTTGGAGATATGTCTCCTTCAGCCAGGACTAGAATACAAAGTTCTACAGACAGAGGTATTGGACTTACTTCAACACCAATGAGAAAAAGGAGCAGTCCTAGTAAAAAAG catcTAGTTCTTCTAGATCGCCTGTGTTTGGGGATAGGTCTCCTGTCATGTGCAGAGAACTAAGTCCTAATGCCAAGGGTATAGGACTTACTTTGCTACCAAAGGAGACTAGGAGCAGTCCCTGTGTAAGAG ttgaAACTGATGCTGAATTTAATGCGTGGTGCAATGGAACATTGGGTAGTTCAAATAGGCACAGAAAGAAAGCCAGCGATATGTCTCAAACAG agaTTAACCAGCACATGCTGAATTTTACATATGTTGTGATGGATGCTCTTGATATAAAGAGCGTTCTTCAGAATAAAAAACGATCTCTTAAAACAAACATGGACAATGATAAGGTTGAGGATGATCCGATATTAGGATGCCTGCCTTTGACCACAAAAGAGCAGTATTTTGATTTGGaggaaaaattgaaaaatgactCCTTTGTCAAAACTTGG AAAATGTCGCTTTTGGAACATACAAGGCACTCACGTTGA